From Hyla sarda isolate aHylSar1 unplaced genomic scaffold, aHylSar1.hap1 scaffold_3414, whole genome shotgun sequence:
TCATTACACTGCACTGAGCAGACATAAGAGCTGAAGCACAGActacaataataaaataatgtcaATACATTAAAAGCAGCCCACCGAGTAATGAACAAATAAAATCTTCCTGTTACAGCAGTCTAGGTAAATATGCATATACTATCACCTACAACAAAGAGATGGAAACCTGACGTATCCAGGAAGAACAATACAAGCAAACAGACTTTAACGGGAATTCCTTGTAAAACACACAAATGTTAGTAGCCATTTGCAATGTAAACCTTTAAACGGTATATGAGAGATTGTTGTGTAAGCTGGTACGGCCATATCCTAAAGGCACAATGGTGATTATAGTACAGACAAACCAGACATTGGTCAGGGAGAGGGGTCAAATAGATCAATAACACCGTTTAAAGTCAGATTAAAAAAACGGTCTCTGTCTGGCCATGTAAAATTAGGATCATCGAGCTATAAAAGTCTCTTATACTCCTGGTCTTATGTGGTGTCTGCCTGGGTAACATCACATGATCACATACAAAATAATGCAATgtataaaaattatcaaaaagaaaaatagaggtgccataaaacttaacatttaattgGTTTTCAATCAAAAGCCACcacaaaaaaacagataaaacgtGACTTCCCATCACCTAAAATATACAAGTATATCACATTTCAGACCAAAATGGTCAGATAGTAAATTAGCATTGGTGATATGACCATGGGTGTATCCCTAAGAATTGCCTCAGCCAACATAGTAGTGTTTTAACTGAAAACAGGCTGAAAGCCAGAAATAATAAGAGATTCACAAGCATGCAACTTAAAAGGGTAAGAAACAAATAACAGTAGGGGGACCTTTTTTCTCTCCACCCTTATCAAAAGCTGGTGTTCTCAAGTCACGTTTCTGCCCCTGATGTGAAATAACATATACACAGAGGCGTCCTCAGGAGAACCAACTTAGAGAGTCGCAAGTCATAATACAAAATAGTAACAAAATTCCCAATGGCTGATCTCATTGGACCAGCAAAAGGACCGAATAAGGCTACAGGTAATGTGAATTAATGTATCAAAAAGCCACCTCAGACACTGCGTGTCATAGTGGCCATGAAGGCTGCACATGGAATAAAAGGTGTTGAATGTCCTCCCGGAAGACACAGGTGGCGATgccaggactgctcggaaatgcagtctccatagacggcaatgcattactGAGCAGAATCGTAGGAACATTGAACAGGTGCATTGTTTTCTCAGATGCCAAAATCTGGATTTCCGGGGCAGAAATTCCGTCAAataaatggtgcagcagaatcccattgaaattttCACTGTGAGAACATTGCCTTATCTCAATACAGGAAGAAACCTGAGCTATAAAGAAGCATCTACAAAAAAATCTACCCTCTGCTTTAGCAGTAAAATACACCATATCATCACCTACAACTAGTAACCCCGAGTaaacagcagcaaaaaaaaagcaaaaaacaatcCAAAGAACCCACTACAGGAGTGATCACTGACTGTTATCCTAAGGTCATTATCTAAAAGCACAAATATGTAGCCAGTGTAAATaataaccaaggacagagcacagCTGAAGGTTAGGTCACATATGTGATTAACAGAAGCGGTAAAAACTAACCAACGTTTAAAAAAGTAGATCATTTaggcacactgaggaattggggcggaaatcaagcagaaattttctgcctcaaaatattgttacttttccacaagaactcacagagatttcggAATTCCGCGCGGAAacgcaggtttcatgcggaggaggagtatcaagtatttctattcataacatttttaaattttttttcaagctgaaattccacgccaattccgcatggaaatgcttctgactgaaaaaaatatataaacattgatctctatgggagaacgacgctgattccgcctgaaagaaagaacatattcTTTCTtaaagcggaacagacttcctcgtcagaattcggcttgaggaaattcctcagtgtgaactgaggggcagaaattctgcacagctctatggagATTTCACTgatgaatgatttggagaggaaaaagcgagcagattactcgtggaaattcctctccaattcctcagtgtgaacatacccttagcctTACAAAACTGATGGTCTAGCCTAAAGATAtgccatcaatattagatcggCAGTgatctaactcccagcatgccccaccaATAAAGCCACGGCATGTACATCACACCGTGAACGTAGCAGAAAGCAGACCGCTCCAttgtgtagtgcctgtgctggGTTACTGATTGTTCAGCtctcattcacttcaataggaATTGGCAACCCACCAATCAAATATTGCTCAATAAAAAGGTCTTCGAAAACTCACTAGTTTATGAACACACACGATACTTTATGATGACAGTGGTGCATACTGTGTGTACTGATCCCACAAGCACAAGACACACATAACATAGCAGACGCAGTGAAGGAGAAATAGAATGAAGCCTTTCccccttaaaaggagtactctagtgaagagtattcctgctccgttctgcccgggctgcaaaataaatgaaaatgaaccatcactcacctccctgggttcccgcagagcgccactacagctgttcggtcctccggttcatctccttcatacttccgggtgtaacgaagcgtcacatggcgctcagcctatcgccggccgccgcgatgttcagcctcggccggcgataggctgagcgccatgtgacgctttgttacacccggaagtaagaaggagatgcaccggaggaccgaacagctgtagtggcgctccgcgggaacccagggaggtgagtgatggttcattttcatttattttgtagcccgggcagaacggagcaggaatactctgcactagagtactcctttaagtcaatgcttaaaggaaaactgtcaccctgatcacccacactaaacccaataaacatggttatagtgtgggtgaccaggagtgcaaagaggggtcacttgccAAATTCCATCCAGTGGCTCCTGTCATATTGCCCGCCGAAAGTCCCGTTCTCAATTCGGTGGTTGTCCGCCCCCTGCTTCTTTCTGCCTTCTGAAACAATCTGCCTCTATTAGTATTAGTATTGAGGCAGGAGCACAAGTTAACAGGTAAGTTTACAAACAGCTCTCACTtcctagtgacgcgagtcgcATGTCACATGAGCGCTGTAGCAGAGCGTTCTGGCAAGAGCTCTCAACGTCACTATGACGTGAGAGCTGTCTGTAAATTTACCGCGCTTGTGCTCCTGCCTAATATACTAATAGAGGCAGAAAGAAGCAGGGGGCGGACAGCTATCGGGGCCCCCCCTCCTGGTAACCGAATTGAGAACGGGACTTTAGTGGGGCAATATCACAGGAGCCACTGGATGGAATttggtaagtgacccctctttgcactcctggtcacccacactataaccctgtgtattggatttagtgtgggtgattagGGTGACCGTTTTCTTTAAGCCACGCTTGCACTCAGTATTCCATCTTCCCCTCTACCACCTGCAATTCTACTGCACTGAGAAGCACCATAAAATAAAGAGCTTATCAAATTTACTCAGCAATGTACAAAGGATATCATTCTGCTTTTTGTTTGGCATGAAATGCAACAAAGATACCCAAGCGTAATGAACTGAATGCAATCCAGATAATGTTAATGAATACACATTGCTTATCCAGAACCACTGTCGTCAATGCTATTcaaacagccccctcccctcctatcTGATAGTGCTGGTTGCCTGGAATAGATGGTATTGTAGAGACAAAGGTATTcacgaaataaaaaaacaaatggatTTGTAGGTCAGCAATATTCTAgaacaatgttttccaaacagtgtgcctccagctattgcaaaactacaactcccagcatgtccaagcatgctggaagttgtagttttgcgtcaGCTGGAGatatactgtttggaaaacattgttcTAGAAATATCATATAATGTGTCTTCTGTAGCAGAAAGACTGCTAGAAAGGACCAAGGCCTAAGAGCGGCGTCCACTTCTGCACCACTTATAGCTATGCACTTTCTTCAGGCGATGTACTATGCATAACAGAACATATAGATTTAGCTGCActgtaaaataaaagaacatcTGTGGACCTGATGTAGGACACCTTCACAATTATCCTGTCTTAACCATAACTGCAAAGTCACCACAAGTTTACAATGAGAACAGCtgaatggtgtgggggggggggggggaatacagtgTAAAGACGTTCATTTTCCACCACATTTCCTGTGCTTGGCATCTTGACttgtggtttgtttgttttttaaccatATTTATACTACTGGTACCACAACAAGATACATTGATTGGCAATGCAGAGAACAAATTGCTGCTGTCCTATTCTTCTGAAGGCCTGTGATAAACATTCATCTATATGTTACTACCCACATACCTGTATCTGAGACAAAGTCAACAGGGTCAGGTTTCTTAACCTTTAGCGGCTTTGAAATCGGTGGCGATATTTCCTGGggcctttttgatttttttactgGTGGCGTGTCTTCTTCTGAGTCtgaagaaaatgcaaaaaatgtaatgaaaatacagacacacacacacatatatatatacagtggtccctcaagttacaatattaattggttctgggataacccttgtatgttgaaaccatcgtatgttgagaccagaactctatggaaacctggtaattggttctaatggcaccaaaatgtcatccaaaaataggaaaaagtgagaattaaagaaaactaagtagaaaactaatatagataaagcaagtccttacatataaaagtaagaaagatctgctgggagctgtaaatcactgtctatgtcggtgtttcccaagcagggagcctccagctgttgcaaaactacaactcccagcatgcccggacagccaaaggctgtccgggcatgctgggagttgtagttttgcaacagctgggggcaccctgcttgggaaacactggtctatgtagaggacaggagcttcttcggggtcctgtacagtacacgcaatgtcctaaaaaagtaatggagtcgccttcacctggtgtccaaaggagcagctaaccctgggacagctaaagtgtacagaacatgtaatacctccctgtactgtagggggcgctaccagacaccagtcagtgcatacgcttcagtaatacaggggttttaccagtgaatgtccattttgattggtcggttcttccagccattgacacgtttcacagatctggattgtctgtacattgtatgttgagtctggtttcaacttccgATGGTccggaaaagaccattgtatgttgaaacgattgtatcttgaggccattgtaagttgagggatcactatatatatatatatatatatatatatatatatatatatatatatatatatatatatatatacacacatatatgtataataATTGTATTAACATGTTCACATCATTTCCTATTTTTTGTTGTGATCCCAACTATCAAAGCTGTATAGTTTCATTCTCATGGCCTTTCCCAAATCAATATATGGGTCCACATTTACATTGATCAGGATGGTAAAAATGCTTTTAGATGAGCCCAACAgggcaaaaataataaacatgacaatattttcttttagaatttctcaCTATTTTAATTCACCGGAAATGTCATGCCAGTGGACCAGCCAAAGTCACTTGAAATGAAAAGCCTTTCATGCCATCAGAGAAGTCCATGACTAGCCAAGCCTTCTCACATGAATCAACCACTGGGTTATAACACCGGTGTGGAAATAAAGATGTGCAGGGAACAGAGCAAAGAGGGCAAAAAACTCCTTTAGGGCTCGTTCGGATCTGCCGACAACGGACCCCTAGAgtgtgcctcagatgtgcctgctcagagcaacAATcggccgctatgagcagacacactgcgacgtGCGTGTCaccacgcgcatgcgcagtatactctcacacatcgcggctgctcccgGCCTACCTCAGCGAGCAGAgggagcggccacgatgtgtgcgagtacactgtacatgcgtgcggcgactcgcacatcgcaacaGTGCATCAGCCCGTAGCAGCAgactgccgctccgagcaggcacatctggggGCACACTTTAGGGGTCCAtcgtcggcggatccgcagcgtaaaataggcTGTGGAACCgccaatgtgaacgagcccttagggtaggtttccacacagattatttttctgtggttttttttaattatttttttatttattttttttggaaagctgtcactgcagtttttgagccaaagtgagaagtggatccagcaggaaggagaaaaATACACACTTTTATATTTCCTTTGAAAACACTTCTGGCCTTGAGtcaaaaactgcagcggcagtttacacaaaaaaaaacccgTGTGGAAACCAAGCCTTAGAGTAGAAACACATGTTGTAGATCCAGCTGAAGTATAACACCTTCCTTTATATTTGCAATTCCAGCTGGATCCCCTTCTGCCTTTGGCATATTTTTTTACGtaatgtgtgttcctagcctcaATGAAAGAAAACAGGGAAACCTGAATCATAGATGATCCTCTTCTTCTTGTTACTCAGCTGCTTCTTCTTCAGCTCCTCATCACTGACTGGACTTTTTAACTGAAAAGGATTACACAATGACAAATGTATAAATCATACAGCATTAGATGCACCCAACATTACATTTAGTTCTTGTGAATTCCTGCAAATATCAATCACTTTATTGTGGATGTTATTCATTCATATCTGACTGCGGTTAACTTATGGGGTATTCCAGAGGATACATTTTACATCTAAAAACTGCCTAGTGTGTCAATATGAAGGCAATATGTGGCAAACTGTATCAACCTGCCATTTACGCCCATtgagactagggatcgaccaatatcatttttttagggccgataccgatattctgtggaggttagggccgatagccgataacttataccgatttccccccccccccacaccgctgcagatcattgattaaatcaatgaactgcagcggcttttgcggtgccatagactgccgccgccacccgcttctctccccctgcctgtccaggggtccTGAGTCTTATCACCGCCACCGCACCGCTCCGCACCGTGCcgcacccccaccccccacaccgccccagccccattgcctcccccatccccggttttataattacctgttcccggggtccactctacatctggctccggtggcgtcctcctgagctgtcactgtgcgcactgacggtgatgtcgcgtcacgtcactcgtcattgcgcacagcgtaacgcaggacgcagcaggagccagaagtagtgttgatcccgggccccgggaacaggtaattataaaaccggggatgggggaggcaatggggccagggcggGTCGGTGGGTCGGTGGGGggacggtgcggcgggtcggtggGGGCGTTCgcggtgcagggggcggggcattatcgtgaGGTGATTGCCgatgccgataatgcccaaaatcgtgattatcgtgaCCGATAATCGGTCGTTCCCTAATTCAGACACTTTCTCATCTCTGTGCCGACATAAAGAaaatgcccactcagccaattaaTGCTAAAGACAGATCACCTGTGCAGCCAAATGACTGAGTGGGCATTTCCTTGGTCTCGGGATGGAGAAGAATCCCCACTGGCAGAAGGGACTGCCACCATTGAGTACATGTTATTATAGGCTGTTAACTTGAGcacttttaaatgtaaaatttatCCTCCCCATTAAACCCTCTTAAAAGCGTCTTTATATATGTCACACGGTGTCCAGCAGCATAAATATGGGGAGTAGACTATAGATACCCAAACACTGAGGTCACCAAAGATATTTTTAACCTAACAAACTAATGGTTCAAAAGGTCAGACTATGGATAATTTTACATATACGTTGGGAAATTTAccaacacatatacacagatatatggagggggcgggggtCATGATGCTGCTTTCCCGGGGAGAgcctgggccccgtacaggagatcgtggggggtcccagcggtcggaccccccgcaatctaaaacttatcccctatcccataaGTAGTTTTCcgtatgagacttctcctttaaagaagATACCACTCACCTTTTTGTCATTTGACTTCTTGCGTGTGGGACCTCCATGAGGACTTTTGATATTCTCTTTTTTATCCTTCTCATTTGTTGATTTTTTGGCAACTGGGGTGACACCAAAAAACTTCCGAATATCCTTCAACAAAgacaaaagaaagaaataattgtaaataaagaaaaacacactCACTACTGCAACAGATATAGTtaaaatggggagatttatcaaaacctgggtagaggaaaagtggtgcagttgaatGGAACAAAAAATTAACAAACCCCATACCCCATACCGTATATACCCATACCCAAAccccataccgtatatactcgagtataagcaatatatacaattttttgtgctgaaaacgcccccctcggcttatactctagtgaactctccgcctgtcaatcccttcatcagtggtcttcaacctgcggacctccagatgttgcaaaactacaactcccagcaagcccggacagccatcgactgcccgggtatgctgggtgttgtagttttgaaacctctggaggtccgcaggttgaagaccactgcggccttcgtcgtcatccagccccccccccctttttgttttgtactctcctcccctcggcgggaagttagggtgagctggttcgggccatctatgctgcagggactgtccggtggggagggatagtcattctgggctgtccattttcaccggggggcgggcctcttctccTCGCTTCGGGACCGGCCCCGGAgtggtgatgttgccttgacgacgacgcacagggacgttcatgcgcaatgtccctgtgcgtcgtcgtcaaggcaacgtcactagtccggggccgaagcgcggagaagaggcccccccccggtgaaaatggacagcccggaacgactaaccatccccaccggacggtccctgcagcttagatggcctggaccagctcaccctaactttccgccgaggggaggtgagtacaaaagggggggagggggctgtatgatgacgaaggctgcagtggtcttcaacctgcggacctccagagttttcaaaactacaacacccagcatgcccgggcatgctgggagttgtagttttgcaacatctggaggtccgcaggatgaagaccactgatgaagggattgacaggcagtgatgatgaagggggggggggggtgatgacgggggtctggatgattacatggggggatagtcgagtcaataacttcctgggtttttggggtaaaattgggggcctcggcttatactctagtatatacggtaaatatatTAAAATCCCATTCCTATGCATTTTGTTGGGAGTTTATTAGTGTGGCAGTTTCTAATAAAAGTAAAACCAATAagcttttttaaacagattttgtattgatttatatgcatttttttatttatatgcatTGTTTTGATTTTCCAGTAGGCTAGGATCTATTTGTTGCAATATAtttaggaaggaatttttcctccctAAATGAGGCTTCTATATCATGGGATTGTATTGTCTTCCTCTGAATCAACACTATAGGGTCTTTCTACCCTTACAAACTATGGGGGAATTATATCAAAACCTGCGAAgtgcaagagtggtgcagttgcccatagcaaccaatcagatttcttatttcgaGCAATCCAAATAAAGAGTGGTTGGGCACAGCTGCTATATCGTGGTGTGTCAGACCCTCTAGGAAGATTACAGCGGTAACTTCAAAGACAGTCTGTCCTGTGTGTAATAGTTCATGTGGGGTGCCAGCCGGTTGAAAGAATCAGGACATCAAATGCAGCACATGAGAAAGAAAAACCAGCGCACTCACCGCAACAGGTGAACTTGAACTTCTTGTACCTTTATTGAAGATCATCCACAACGTGGCCTCTCTGGCCAGACACAGGTACAGGCGTGCGGGGGGACAATGCAAACAGAGACGCTCTCGGACTAGCGGGTCCGCCTTGCGCTCTCACGCGAGTAGGGGCCTGTGAAGCGCGTGAGAGCGTGAGGTGGACCCGCTAGCCCGAGAGGGTCTCTGTATTGTCCCCCCGCATGCCTGTATCTGTGTCTGGCCAGAGAGGCCACGTTGTGGATGATCTTCAATAAAGATACAAGACGTTCAAGTTCACCTGTTGCGGTGAGTGCGCTGGTTTTTCTTTCTCACATGCCAGATTTCTTATTTCGTTTCattcaactgcaccacttttcctctatggacaactgcaccactcttgcgcttcgcaggttttgataaaattcCCCCATAGTTTAAGGGTAGAAAGACCCTATAGTGTTGACCCAGAGGAAGACAATACAATCCCATGATATAGAAGCCTAATTTagggaggaaaaattccttcctaaaTATATTGCAACAAATAGATCCTAGCCTACTGAAATCAAAATAatgcatataaataaaaaaaaatacatataaatcaatacaaaatctgtttaaaaaagctTTTTGGTTTTACTTTTATTAGAAACTGCCACACTAATAAACTCCCAACAAAATGCATAAGAATGggattttaatatatttatgggGTTTGTAAATATAGGATAAAAGTTTTATTCTTTATGTTTTTATAGGCCACTGGGAAATTGGtcccttttttagtttttataaagCATATTTTGTatacatgtgcaaaatttcttccTGGCTCCAAATATGGAtgtcaaaataaatccctggctAAATGAtccttctccagactctagtgactataacctgtaattatATTATGCACCAGAACATTgtaactataacctgtaatattattgtactttaaaatgtgactataacctgtaacaCTATTACATGCCAGAAACTGTGTTACATCCCAGTCAAAGTAAGGCCTGCAGAGCAGCAATCCCCCATCTGtgacaactacagctcccagcatgccctgaagtgTTGCAAAACCCTGGCATTTAGTTGTACTCTGCATACAGCCAATGTAATGTCTACAAGTGAGGAGTTACTAGCAACTCAAAAAGGCTGTTTTGGCATTTttggttgtttgtttttttaattcatGTTTTATCCGTatttaaggagtactccggcaaaaaTTAACTcaccccctatacacaggatagggaataagtagcgcTCTCAGTGAGGAACGCATGTAGTCTACCGGTTGACAGCACgcaccccattcatttctatggatgcGCTGATGGTGCCCAaaagctgtactcgggtctttttggtgctcccatagaaataaattgagcacgtgtatcctgtggataggggataagtttatttttgccagagatctcctttaagaggaaaactgtcagctttctccccccgcactaaccagcggtattggctggtagtgcgggggacgctgatcagtttgagccTTACTGTGCCCAGATCCGCCACGCCATTCGGCCTTAATCTTTTattttcggtatattcaaatgaggtgctaactggcactctgacatcagtgccgggccgcagcgccgcccagctcatcaaaatttctcccctccctctgcctctccccgctctttaatgaagagagaggggaggaattttgatgagctgggcggcgctgcggcccggcactgatgtcagagtgccagttagcacctcatttgaatataccgaaaatAAAAGATTACGGTCGAATGGCGCGGCGGATCTGGGCACAGTAAGGCTCAAACTGATCaccgtcccccgcactaccagccagtaccgctggttagtgcggggggagaaagctgacaattttcctttaaacccttaaggactcagtcccttttggccttaaggactcaagacaattttatttttacgttttttcctcctcgccttcaaaaaatcataactcttttatattttcatccacagactagtacgagggcttgttttttgcacaaccagttgtcctttgtaatgacatcactcactttaccataaaatgtatggcgcaaccaaaaaacactatttgtgtggggaaattaaaaagaaaaccgcaattttgctaattttggaaggtttcgttttctcgCCGTACAatatacggtaaaaatgacatatattctttattttttgggtcaatacaattaaaggagtagtccggtgcgcacttttcttatttttttcccgtccaggctgcaaaaaaaaaaaagaactttctccTGCCTGCCTGGgtcgggctgtttgcttcttactttctgttagtcacacggagcttcagccgaggcgggacatcgctgcggccggtgttaggctgaagctccgtgtgacgtgccgggctaacaggaagtaagaagaatacagcccgggggacacctgtaccggagcaccgggggcaagtaggcaggcaagagaaagtttgttttctttttttttttaagcggaccGGATAAAATAAAAGTGCGCgcaggactactcctttaaaatgatacccatgattacatacttttctattactgttgcgctaaaaaaaaaataacaaaaaaatcgcaaactttttaaccaaattagtaagtttaaaatccctctattttgaagacctataactttttcgttTTCTGTATAAGGgcacatttttttgcgccatgatctgtactttttattgataccatatttcatatataaaacttatcaatattttggggaataaaatgttataaaaaagcagcaatttttgactttttttttatttttttatgttcaccgtacggtatcattaacattatattttaatagttcggatattcacgcacgcagcgatactaaatatgtttatttaaaaaaaaattttttttttttttttttttttttttttttttttttttttacactttttatgtccccatagattgccaatactgttcagtgctatgaataggacatagcactgatcagtgttatcagtcatcttctgctcaggtctgctcgatctcagaccagagcagaagacctgtggaaggcagcagaggcagaggAGGGGACCTtcatctgccgttctggatgatcggatcgccgcggcagcggtgcaggcgatccggtcatccattTCAGTGACCGCAGCgctacagatgccgtgatctgtactgatcacggcatctaaggggttaatggcagacattgcggatcgcgatcgcggatgtcggccattactggcaggtgcctggctgctatcagcagccaggacctgacgcgcatgacccgagcatcgctccaatgctcgtggttatgtataggacgtaaatgtacgtcctggtgcattaagtaccacctcaccaggacgtacatttaagtcctgcgttgttaaggggttaagctaccaGCTGAccggggcatgctgagagttgtagttttgcaacatctaggaggtccacagtttggagaccactgctctggaCCCACAGTTGGGCTAGGACCTTCATTTGTGTCAGTGGCCTAGTACACACGGCCAAAATGCGTTGCCAGACCGCGCCAATTTGTGGTAAAACcatgttaaaatttttatttgccaTACGTTGCAACACCCACTTCTACTTGCAACTTATATATGACCAACACCACACATCACGTCCGTTCGCACATCCACTCCCCACCTACAGAACAACACATCCCTCATTGCCACAAAACTAGGAAAGATGCATGA
This genomic window contains:
- the LOC130330901 gene encoding replication factor C subunit 1-like; the encoded protein is MDIRKFFGVTPVAKKSTNEKDKKENIKSPHGGPTRKKSNDKKLKSPVSDEELKKKQLSNKKKRIIYDSDSEEDTPPVKKSKRPQEISPPISKPLKVKKPDPVDFVSDT